The Cutaneotrichosporon cavernicola HIS019 DNA, chromosome: 3 region ATGGGAGTGCGGAGGGGAGATGGCCGTGTTGCATTTCGTTGCCACTCTTTACCGGTCCATGTGGGCAAATCTCACAGCCGCCGGGTCACGACAAACGCAGGGCTACAAGCAGGGCCAAAAGCATGGCGGCCTCTTGAAACTGATGCTAATGGATCATTACGCAATCGTAATGGAACAATCCTAACCTTATTCCATCCACCGTCATTGAAATGGGCTAAATGAAACACGTGGTTTCTTTTAGTTTACATTGCTAATACCATTCTTATCTGTACATTTGGATGATGACAGAGGGAGACGGCTgaacctcggcggccgcaaCAGTCATGTCCATGTCGCCGCctgaccttcctccacaaacaccatccaccatccATCATGAACCCTTACGCGCCGCAtgcgtcctcgtcaaagaCATCAGACGCTCCCATCACCCGCTCTCGCACACTCTTCTACCTCTCCGTTCGCGACAGCAGTAGCTTTGGATCATCGCGGGCGCCGCGCCTCGCAGCTGCACAATATGGCGACACGATCGACGTGGAGGATGATGAGCGGGGAGGCCTCCTCGGATCACAAGCGATAGACATGAAGGGACTACCTCCGAAGTGGTGAGTGCAGCTCGGGGCGGTCGGTGGTGTACCAGCCCCGAACAACGTGGCGCGGAATGCTCACAGCAGGGTCGATaagagcgacgaggtcgaggacatcCTTGAGCGCATCAAGATCAAATGTGCGGCACTTGTGTGGgcgagctgacaccagccgcggcgctcgacaagTTGCACGCTAAGCATGTTCTGCCAGCGTTCACGGACCGAAgcgcggaggagcgcgagatcgagcgGCAGACGAGCGACATCACGCGGGTTCGTTAGCTGCTGGAATTGCAGGTTGAgtgagctgacggcaggacTTTCGCCGTGCGTCCAACCTCGTCACATCAATCGCAACGGGCAAGGGCGCGACGCGGGCCGAAAAGCTCACGGCCAAGAATGTGCAGCGTGGGCTGGCACAGAAGATCCAGGAGTCGAGCGGGCATTTCCGTGTCAAGCAGCGCGTGTACATGCAGAGTGGGTCAGACAGGGGAGAGGCATGCAGCTATGATTGCGATGGATtcagctgacgacagaaCTGCAAGGACACTCGATCAAGAACAAGGACTTGCTCGCTGCGAGCGGCGCGATCACGCTGCGCGGCACAGACTCGTacgacgcgctggccgaagacgaggaggttgtgAGTGTAGTTGTGGCCTCTGCAGTAGTGGCGAGATCAACGCAGCACCAGGACAGCTGTTCATTGACCCagagctgaccccagtcaCGTACACAGCTGCAGTCGCACGTCCAATCTGGAGTCGCTCTTGACATCGAACAGCGCACGCACGAGATCACGCAGATTGCATCGAGCAtcagcgagctcgccgacctgTTCCGCGACCTTGGAaatctcgtcgtcgagcaaGGCACCGTCCTTGACTCGGTCGAGTACAATGTCCAGCAAACGGCAAAGCAGATGGACGACGCGGTGCAGGAGCTGCAAATTGCGCGGCAGTACCAGAGCAACACGGGCAAGCGGAAGTGTATCCTCTTGCTCATCCTGCTGATCATCGGCATGATCATCATCCTGATATACAAGCCGCGCCGGGGCTCGTCCCCACCACCGCAATCCGGGCAATCCGGGGTCGTGGGTGCACCGCCTCTTCCACCACCGACCGAGAGTTTGAACGGTTTGAACGGCTGGGAACGACCACACATGTATCCCACGGCGTTCTAGACACAACTGTAGCCATATACCCTGCATATACTATTCCATGCTAGCTATATTATGAGAGCGGCTTacggcggaggcggacggTGGGTTTGGGCGTCGCAGTCGCAGTCGCAGTCGCAGTCGCAGTCGCAGTCGCAGTCGAAGTCGAAGTGGCTTCATCCAACTCGATGGCTTTgggctcgtcctcttcctcgagaGAGAGCTCCGTAGCGCTGCCAGGTATCCCCGCGCTCCCCTTATTCATCCTCACCCTGCGTAGGGCCGTATCCCTCCTATCCTTCTTCAAGCGGACCTTGAAGATCCAGAGCAAAGCGCTATCCGCAACCCCCACAACCACGCCAGCAAGAATGCCGAGCAAGATAGCGCTCTCTCGAGACCAGCCCACACTCCTCGCAGCATAGACGacccccccacccaccccaaATACCGAGAAAAGCACATTGAGAACCGTAGCAATCTGCCGCGTCATCTGGCGATACTCGGATCCCAGCGAGGGTGGGGTAGGTGACATATAAACGGGAAGAAAGGGGTTGGCCTGGGTCAGTTCCACTACTAGGAGTATTGGACACGaaccttctccttgtcggccAGAGCCTTATCCGCCGCCAGTGCGAGATTCCGTTGCCGAGGCGCAAGGTAAACCTGTGTACCGGCTAGCAGGCCTATGTAACTATAATCTGCGGGGTCTGGGTTAGCTTTCCCTACAGTGGACATACCTAACCCCGCGGAGGTGAGCCTCTCGTGTTTGGAGGACGCCCATGCCGCCACACGGTCCAGgatctcgccgtcgatCGTTGGGGGTTTCCGCGTCGGTGCGGGCTTGTCAACGCCGTCACCGCCTTTCTCATCGTCAGATGATTCGGGCTCAGGCTCAATGtcgctctccatctcctcgacgtcggcggctgCGATGGCGGCGCTCAGCTCATCCTGCAGATGCGGAGGGGCGATTTCGGCCGCCAAGAGCGCAGCAATGTTCGCTCGTAGGTGTAGCGGGAGGGTGAAGAGTGTCGGTGCAGTCGCCATGACGTGGTGAAGGCGATGCTAGCTAGCTGCGGTTCAATAAGTTGAATGTTCTGTGATAGTAGCTGGCTCAGTAGTGAGAGGATTAGGAAATCCTAGTCCCAGCTTGAATCCTAACCAACGCACGTGGAGGGTGACGCGTATTGTTTGTCATTTGCCACCCTGTGGACCACGAGGCTGCGGAATGTCCAGCCAGTAACCGGTGTCATTTGGCCCTTGTCTCTTGCTCAtccctcttcttcctcttcctcttctctctcaTCCCTCTCGTCTCTCTCATCTCTTACACCGCCGACAGGCCCTATTCATCCTGAGCCGTTTCCTCACCAAGATCGGCCTtggcaagcgcgacgagcgcgtgtCCAAGACCGACCCTCCCCAAGCCAGCCAACCACGCCCGCAGACGGCAGCTTCAGCTTCGGCTTCGAGGACGcacactcccactcccgcAGCCCCAACTCCCCCAAAGTCCGACTTTGCCGCGTCAGCCTTTGCTGCCGCCTCTGCTGGGATGCAGTACGAACGTCAGATTGACGAGACGACGGATTTGTCCACCCTCACGGACCAGGAGATTATGCGGCTCATGGAGGGTATGGATGCCAGTGTTATGAACAAGGTAGGTGGATTGGCTGAAAGTGTAGAGTGTTGGGTGTTGGGACGTGTTATGGGAACTGGGTTACACAGATTATGATAAGGTGCACGGACTAACAACAGCCGTTGATCACCGGGCCGGttcacctcctcgccatcaagGGCGAGTACCTAAACGGTTCAACCGAGGTACTTCGCAAGCTCGAGTGGCTGCAAGACAATGGATGGGACCAAGTGTGGCGTGcccgcggcgacggcgactgCTTCTACCGCTGTAAGCTCCCTATTTTTACAATTCCAAGCTGATCCGGCCTTCACCCTTGCCTACCTCCTTCATATCCTGTACTCGTCGACccgcagcgacgacgcaTCGAAAGCACTCAAGGCCATCCACGATACTATGCCGACGATGGCGTCCGTCGGGTTCCAGCAAGACCTGGTGGACGAATTCGTCGAGCCACTAATCTCGATTATTTCGTCATTAGTTGACCCGCCGCCTGGACAAGAGCCGACCGAATTCTCACTCCTCGAAGTCCTGCAGGACCCCGAGAAGAGCAACTCCATTGTCGTCGCTCTTCGCCTCATGACGGCCGCATACATCCGCACCCATCCAGATGACTTTGCCCCCTTCCTTTTCTCGCCATCCACCTTGGAGCCTGTGTCGCCGGAACAGTTCTGCCGCGAAGAGGTCGAGCCGTGCGGTAAAGAGGCCGACCACGCACAGATCATGGCCCTCGCGGCTGCGCTTGCTGTCCCTGTTCGCGTTGCTTATCTCGACCGCTCAGAGGTTAGCACGGATGTCATCAACTGGGTCGAATTTGGCAATGCTGCCGCTAACGACGAGAGCAGCCTCACCCTGCTGTACCGGTGAGTTGTTGGGTTACCTGGCTGATGGAAGCCCGGGACACTTCGACGTCGTCACGAAGGACCAGAtggtcgaggcgctggcgagAAGCAGCGGCCACGCTGGGCCCTCGGGTGTGCATGCGGGACCTTCTGGCTCGGCGCCCTCCGGCTCGGCACCCTCTGGCTCGGCGCCCTCCGGCTCGGCATCCTCTGGCACGGCGCCCTCCGGCACCGCCCCTTTCGGATCGGCGTCCGAGCCTTctgcgagctcgtcgactgTCCCCACCGAACGAGTCTCGAGCTcagacgaggacgcgcccGCGCAGTCGGCGGTCTCGGCCACAAACGTGCCTTTGTCCCAAGAGGCTCCCCCGCCCGTGCCGCAGCCTGCGGCTGTGTTCCAGAGCGCGCCCTGATCGGTTGAAAGCCGTTTTGGTGTGGTGGATCAGTAGAAGTAGTGTGAAATCGATAGAGACTGGATCGTGAACAAGGAGAAGCTGTGTGTGAATCAGTAGAAGTATCGGTCGTTAGATCAGATGTAAGCCGATGTTCTGTACACCTCCGCCGTTGAAGTACTCTCACATGTCAGTCCGACGGAGTGGAGACAGCCCTTTCGACCTCCATAGACATTACATCAAGCCCTAGATGGTAACGCTGCGCATGGCCAGGACCTCCATGAACCCTTgcaggtcgacgtcggggaTCTCAATGACACTGGTATCGAACAGCTCGTTGCAGGTCACCTGACTCTCGTGCGCCGCCTGCTGGAACGCGAGACCAAACTTGCTGATCGTTAGTGCTGGCCCCGCTTTGACTCACTTCTTGCGTACATCTCCAAACTCGGGCGCACCCGTGACACCGACAACAGTGTAcgtcctcttctcctcatTTAgcacggcgaggacaaATGGCAGCGAGGTGACCTTGTGCCCCTTCCTCGTTTCTCTGTCTGTCCACCTGTCGCGCGTTGCGTCCATGAGCCAGAgggccaagcgcgccagGGCGGCCGGCTTAGAGAACATGCGCAGGTCTGGGCCTTCCTTGACAGCCGTGAAGCGAAACTTGTGAAGCGGCCGGATGGtgcccttgtcgaggatggccGTCCCCTGACGGATAATAGCGCAGTGTAGTGCCTTGGCCAGAGGAAGCGACTTCTTGAGAAGGGCAATGCTGACGTCAGATACCATCGACGGAGCGATGAGACTCACTCGCCGCACGCGTCGAATGTGATCCAGAAGTTGGCGGAGAGGCACTGTTTTGActtgtcctccttgccgagctcaacaTCTGCCTCCTCCGTCGGAGCGTTGTCGCGCTCAATCACGCTGTAGTCGCCCCCAACGGACCAGGTGCGCATGGCACCGAAccactcgccgccgccacgcccgccttccacctcgacctcaagacGCAAGCCAGTCGCTGCTTCGAGTAGTGCTGTGAGGCCCTCGACAGCGTCTGCAGCAGACATGACAGCCACCTCGAAGCCGAACGCGCGGACAAACGACGGGTAttcaagctcgacaaggccgTACTCTGGAGCGATCGCGTCGAGTTTCTCCGGGAGCTCTTTTTTCAGCTTCAGGTCCATATGAGCGTAGGCTTGTTTACACTCCTGCATTGAGTACCTGGAATCAGATGTTGTCAATGCTCCATTATCTTACCCCATCTTGGCAAGCAACCCCTGGATGCGCTTCTGACCTCGTTCCCTCCAGATCCCCATTCGTGCAGCCACGTAGCTGGAGTGGAGCATGGAGTCATAGAGGTTCCAGTGCCGAAAAAGGACGAACCGTAGCTCGTCGCTCCTCGATATCCGCCGGTTGTCCGCATCTGGTTCTCGGCTTGTCACTGGCGGATTGAGGCGAACAACTTCGTCGGACAACAAATCATGGAACATGCCGTACCTCTTGCGGTCGATTTGTGCCGCGACATACTGGTGTGTCACAGCGAGAATCGCCAACCACAAGAGGTCGTTGTCTGCTCGTTCCAATtcggtggcgaggaggtaGACGGTTTGAGCTACGCTCATGCCGAACGACGTTCCGGCTTCGTAGTACCTGCTGACACGTTCAACATGCGCTTCGCGAACCGCGCGCGGCATTTTCCGCGGCTGACATTAGTTCCACTTTCCATGGGTTAAGGAGGGTCGACATAAGCACTCACCCTTTCCCCTTCACGCCGCCGCTTCTTTGGCTTCGACGAGGATTCGCGCGAGCGCTTGCCAAGGTGTACTCCGTTCCCATTCTCGCCGCCAGACTCTTCTCCGTCTTCGTCGTCATGCCCGTTCCCCGTCCCGtcttcatcctcgtcgtcctcgtcatccacTTCAGAGTCAGAGTCAGAATCAGAGTCTGGCTCGTACTGCACATCAGCTGTACAACCGGTGTTATCGAGCAGATGCCGGACCCACCTCTAGCGTCTCCCAACTCTTCTTGACGCTGTCGAGCTTGATCTCGTTTCCATCACCCCACGTCCAGATCTTACCCTCGCTCGATTCTTCCCCGTCGTTGTCCTCATCGAGAGCGATGCCGAAGAGGTTGGACAGGTTCCAGGGTCGGCGAGCATCCAAAACATGGAGGTGAACGCCACGCGGAAGGTCAAAGAAGTTGGCAAGAGGAAGAATCGATCCAAGTGAGAGCAGGATGAGCGTATGCAGCTGAGGTCAACAGAGGGTCAAGGCCACAGCTCACATCTTCGGACTTCAACGCCTCTCTGCTTTTGATGTCGAGGTCAGTGTAGCCTCCGACGGGAACTAGTTGGTAGGGTACATTGTCTTGCTTAAAGAGAGACGTCAGGATGCGTGCGGCAAGCAGCCCGTCCTGGTGTTAGCAGTGCAAAGGGAAGGTGACACccacgaggtcgacaccGCAGATGATGACAATACCACCTGAGCCGGTTCCACGCCTTCTTTGCACTCGTGAGACAATCGAGTTGTACCCGTCCGTGTATGTGAGCTCGGAGGGCCGAAGATCGGGGcctggaggaaggagaaggggcATTTGAGCGCGTTGTGGGCCGAAGAGTGTAGGGAAGAAGGGCAGAGGATGCCCGTTAAGAGTGTGCCCCGCGCGCTATACAGTGAGGAGAGGTCACTGTGGCGAAGAGACGTGGGTAATGTATGATGTTGTCAAGAGTTGAAAGAGTGATGATTAGTGTTGTTGGGTTTGTCAACATTTGGCCATGACCCATGACCCATGACCGATGCATGACCCGACAGGGACGCGTCTCTAATGTTAGACGCGCTCTCTCTGTTCAGAAGTAGACGACGGAACTAAATGCTCTCTGTAGTCGAAAAATCCAAGTGAGCGAGTTTCGATCACCAATTGACCAGGAACGGTGTTTTGTCCTAGCGTCACAGGACACGCGAGCTCCAGAGTAAGCAACAGGCTACTTTGTAGAGGAGGGAAACGACTTGACTAATTGACTGACTGAGCGCTCATTTTGGTTCAGGGTGTTAGTAGGCATGCTAGACAAACCAAAATAGGACCCACAGACAGCGGCGATCGACGTCAGGTCCAGGATCCGAGGGTAAGAGGTTGACAAGTGTGAATGACAATGACATCGTGGCGTCATAACCCCCGTACCAGGTAGTAGTGCCCCGTACCACGTAACGATTGGACTAACAGACCTACCTACACCTACAGAGACCTGCCTTGAACTGTTTCAATGCCTTTCTCTTCCTTCTCACACTACATCACTCCTTCACTCGATCAATACATTCTCAATCCACTCAACACAATGGCCGCTCCTATCGATGACGGCTCAAGCAATACGCCCCGTAGGCGTCACATCAATAAGATACGCGAAAaggtcgacctcctctccagCGGCCTCTCCCGTGTCGGAGTCTCCATCGCTACCACCTGGAACCCCAACCACCGTCACGATGAAGAACACGAAAAGGTCCGCGATGCTGAAATCGAGAAGATCCGCGATGGTCACCGCTTCCGCTCGTTCGCCCCAGAGCGCGAGAACAACCTCGTCAAGTGGCACATTGATGGTCATGGTACGTTCAACCCTCTGTCCTGGATTCTGAACCCAAAGCTGACATCCAGACTACTTCTGGGCCATGTCTGAAATGATTGACAAGGCCACTCACGTATGTCTCAGTTGACCTTGCTCGCTGACATCCAGACCATCATGATCCTTGACTGGTGGCTGTCGCCGGAACTGCAGGTGAGCTCAGTCATGGAACGTTGTTGTTGACATGTCCAGCTCCGCCGACCGGGAGCATACTATCCCGAGTGGCGCCTCGACAGGCTCCtgaagcgcaaggccgaggagggcgtccTAATCTATATCCAGGTCTACAAGGAGGTATGCGGTTCAGAACCGGCTCGAGCTAACATCGCAGGTCAGCTCCTCGATGTCGCTCGGCTCAAAGCACACAAAGGTATGTTTCGGGAACCGGGCAATGTCTCACGCGCGCAGCATGCTCTCGAGGACCTCCATGACAATATCGCCGTGATGCGCCACCCGGACCAcaccggcggcgagctggtgtACTACTTCTCGCACCACGAGAAGCtctgcgtcgtcgacggcagGTGGGCGGCGATGGGTGGGCTTGACGCGTGCTGGGGTCGCTGGGACACACCTAACCACCCCATTGCGGACGTGCACCCGACGCAGTTCCAGAATTCGCTGTTCCCCGGACAGGGTGAGTAGCCTCAGTTCTGCGGAGCTGACGATATCAGACTACAACAACTCGCGCATTATGGACTTCCAGACGGTTGAAAAGTACGCCTCGAACGAACTCTGCATCCTTGAGGCTGGGCGCATGCGTGAGTTACCGTCCGCGAGCTTGCTAACGTTCGTAGCGTGGCACGACACCTCCCTCACCCTTACAGGTCCAgtggtcgaggacctcgtgGCGCACTTCAGCCAGCGCTGGAACTTTGTCAAGAAGATCAAGTATACCTTGCAGCAGAATGTCGCTGACTGTCAGGTACAAGCACGACAGTCGCATGGACTGGCTCACGCTCCCTGAGCCATGGAACAGCTTCTACAACCCGGATGCTGTGCAGGACGCCACAGACGACGAACAGTTCCGCCGCGAGCACCCCCATATGTCAGAGTTGAAGGGCGTGGGTTGTTGCTAGACGACGTCCACTGACAGCCAGATTGGTAACGAGATCTTGCACCCGCGGACAGCCTTCCGTTCTCACATCCCTCGCCAACAGGAGGAAATGGGGGAAGGCGGCGTCCGTGTGCAAGTAGTTCGTTCCTCTGCGGACTGGAGCCACGGTatccttgtcgaggacaGCATCCAACGTACGTCTGAGGGAAAGTGGAAGAAACTGACAATATAGAGGCGTACATTTCAATGATCCGTGAAGCGAACCACTGTATCTACATCGAGAACCAGTTTTGTGAGTGGTATGGAATGACTGAGCTGACAGTAACAGTGTGAGCTTGTGGCAGTCCGCGAAGGGGTAGTAATCTCTAACTTATAGCATCACCACTACCGCGACTGGCAACCCAGTCAAGAACCTCATTGGCGCCGCCATTGTGGAGAGAATTGTGTCGGCTGCCAAGGCTGGGCGTCCATTCAAGGTCTTCGTGTTCATGCCAGAGATCCCTGCCTTCGTGAGACAATCGCGTTTCACACCATACTGACTCCACAGCCAGGTGACATCCAGGGACAGTCTGGTCTCAAGGCCATCATGGAGGCTCAATACCGCTCCATCAACCGTGGTGGCCACTCGATCTTTGAGAAGGTCCGCGAGGCCGGTTTCGATCCGTGTGTCCCACTAACATGCGCCGCGTGCTGACTGTTAGAAACAACTACATCTCGTTCTGGAACCTCCGCACCTATGACCGCATCAACGCGCCTAAGGGTTACATCAAGCAGATGGAGGAGGCCTCTGGCGTCACGTTCCACGAAGCCCAGGTCGCTAATGCGCGTCTTTTTGTTGGGCAGCCGGGCGAGGAAGtggatgacgaggtcgtctATATTGAGAAGGCCCACGACCAGCTAACCAAGGCTGAAGACACaaacaagaagaagaagaccGCAGAGGATGCTGTTCCGTTGCCCAAGACTGTGGAGGATGTGCGCTTTCACTACACCGCGGCATAGTTGCTGACACACAGGCCATAGCTATCATTGAGAAATTTGAGAGTGGCGCGCCTCGAAACGACCTGACGGTTAGCGACAACAGTAAGTTTCCAGTTTGAGGCGTTGCTCACATCAAGTCGGCCAGAACTCCCTTCAGTCAGGCGTGTCTGTCAACCAGGAGCCTTGGCTGGGtaccaaggaggaggagcgcgactCGATCGTTAATGAGGTTCGTTCGTTGTGTTGGGCCAATTGACACCAGCTTCTCTACATCCACAGCAAGATCATGATTGTGGACGACCGCCGCGTTATTATTGGAAGCGCCAACCTGAACGACCGCAGCCAGAACGGCGACCACGACTCGGAGATTGCCATTGTCATCGAGGATACGGACCTGGTCGAGGCGACGATGGGCGGCAAGAAGGTCATGgttgccaagctcgccgcgtCATGGCGCCGTGCACTTATGCGCGGTGAGTTCGTGCGCGCTAACGACGCTGACTTGCAGAGCACCTGGGGCTgcagcctcctctcccacctctGGGCCGTGACAACCAGCCGACAGATAACATGACAATGGTCGGAACGCCGAACGCGTACGACTGGGGATCGCAGGACGACCAGCTTGTTGCCGACCCGCTGACGGTCGAGTTCGAGCGCCTGATGACCGAGACGGGCAAGCAGAACCGCGCCGTGTACGATCGCGTGTTCCGCAGCGTGCCCAACGACATGATCCGCAGCTGGGCTCAGTACAAGGACTACGTTGGCAAGAACGCCGGCGTCAACGTCGGCCACGTCGCCAACTCGGAGCTGTCGCTGCACGAAATCAAGGAGCTGCTCTCAACAGTCAAGGGCCACATTGTGCCCATGCCCATCAACTTCCTCATCGAGGAGAAGTATCTCACAGAGGGCGACTTCCTCACCGTCAACCCCATCACGCTCGCCATCTACATTTAACGAGGCGGACTCGGGGCATAAAAACATCTTCAGTCTagaggccaaggaggcaGCGGAAACACGAACAATCTGTTACATATACTGTGCATGTACGATTGCTGCAGGTCTACTACTCTGTCCAGTCGTTCCACGCGTTGCAGCAATGTCATACATACACGAGCTGGTGTACACTATACTTTGCAGGTAGGTGCAAGGTCTTCTACTATAAAATCGAGTTCTCAAGAGAGGGTAGTGTGTGTGGCGGGTagggagggaagagaggggacctgctcgaggtcgctgCCATGCGCGCTGTTGCGActctccttgccctcaaTGGAGGGCACGGGCTTGCGGCGTACATGGTGcggtgagctcggcgagttGAGCGAGTCGGGCCGCTCGTTAAGAGACGTGGCGGACGGTGTCGCCGCGAGGGTGGGCATTGCGGCGGTGAGGACGGACGGCGGCGCCTGCGCGATGAGCTCAGCGGGCGTGATGTGTTTGTGGGACGCAGAGATTGGGCCCGAGATGTGGCTAATCGTGCGTTCCTCTGCGCTCTCGCGTTTTCGTCGCCCAGCGAAGCTGAACAGTCGTGAGCGGAGCGAGCCCTCTTCGCTGTCCGTACTGGCGCTACTGGCCTCGCGGCCATGGAACCCGTCATTGCGCATCGACGCAAACGACGACGGAGGCGGGTGGTCGCCAGCCTGACGAGGGAACAGGCCCACAGGGTCATGCGTGCCGGATCCTGTCTTCTGTGGCCGGAGTACAGACTTGCTGACTTGCCGCTTGATGCCGCGCAGCGAGATTGAGCTTGGCCGCTGCGGGCGCGATGGAGCCTCCCGAGGTGATGAGCCCTTCTCCACCCGGATCGTCATGCTCTGCGGTAGGTGGTGCGGCCCAATGTCGATGCCAGTAAGGTCAGGCGTTGGTGGGCGGGCGGGACGCGGAGGCGCAGCTGCAGAACTGGAGGGGATGGACGGTGCCTCGGGTAAACCGCCACCAGGGAAGCGGCTGAGTGGGTCAAGCGTGGTGGCGATTACGACGGGGGATCCGCCAGCTGAGAGCGCGGCGGATGGGCGCTGAGCATGCCCTGGTCGAGCGGGGGGCTCACGGTTAGGGATTGGAGGTGGACTCTTGGTGGGCTCCGAAACCGaacgcgagctcgggccAGCGTTCGATCCGTCCTCCTGCAGATATGGGAGCCTCGACGAACCGCGCGGCGGAAGATCGTTAACCCACGTCGGTGGGCTCTTCGGTGGCACAGCCGGTGGTGGAGACgttgtcggcggcgagggccaCTGCTGGTTGTACTGTATGTCTCTAGGCGAAAGGTCGCGCAtcactgctgtcagcatGCTCTAGACCGGAAAGAGCTTACTTCTCTCGAGATTGTTCAGCTGGTCTTCCATAACCTGACCTGAGCCACGCTGGTCGATGTTTGTTGCCGCGCCGCGGAGGTGGACTAGTGCTGGAGAGTTGATGACCGGCGTtgatggcgagggtgagacTCCCATGGACGAGTCGACTGGGCTGACGGGGaagtcggcgagggcgcgtgATGAACCGCGCGCTGGGAAATTGacgggcgaggcgaggcgcgATTCCTTGTCCTCAACGAAGGGACTGGCCAACAGACTTTTCGTCGGCGGGAGCGATGAAGTCGACTGCTCAGGACTGGCAAGAATCTCGGTGGCAGGCGGCttcggcgaggcgagggtggggtCGGAGAGGAcctcggggttggcgtcgacgacgttgagCAATGCAGCCACCTCACGTAAGCTGTCCTCCGAAGACGACTCTGGTAGCTTGTCGAGCGGGAGAGGACCGTTCAGCGCACGGGCTGTGCCAATGTCCAGCTCGGTCAACGGGCCTTCGCGTGGTGCGCGGTCGGCGTGCAGTGCTGCGAGGTCGTCCATCGGGTCGTCTGTTGGAAGGGAGCGCATCGCAGTCAGCGGAGAGATCACATTCGCGTGGTTCTGGCTGGTAGAGTGGCTGTAATGtgactcgtcgtcgtcgtcgtccagctGCGCGTACATGGGCTcgggcgaggcggacggTGTCGAGTGTTCCAGCTCGCGGGGGCGTTCCTCCTTCTGTTCACGGAGGCGagcttcctcttcctcgcggAGGCgagcttcctcctcctcgcggagacgagcttcctcctcctcgcggagacgagcttcctcctcctcgcggagacgggcttcctcctcctcgcggagacgggcttcctcctcctcgcggagacgggcttcctcctcctcgcggagacgggcttcctcctcctcgcggagacgagcttcctcctcctcgcggagacgagcttcctcctcctcgcggagacgggcttcctcctcctcgcgaAGACGAGCTTCCTCCAACTTGCGAAGCCT contains the following coding sequences:
- a CDS encoding uncharacterized protein (Peptidase C65 Otubain), coding for MQYERQIDETTDLSTLTDQEIMRLMEGMDASVMNKPLITGPVHLLAIKGEYLNGSTEVLRKLEWLQDNGWDQVWRARGDGDCFYRSDPAFTLAYLLHILYSSTRSDDASKALKAIHDTMPTMASVGFQQDLVDEFVEPLISIISSLVDPPPGQEPTEFSLLEVLQDPEKSNSIVVALRLMTAAYIRTHPDDFAPFLFSPSTLEPVSPEQFCREEVEPCGKEADHAQIMALAAALAVPVRVAYLDRSEVSTDVINWVEFGNAAANDESSLTLLYRPGHFDVVTKDQMVEALARSSGHAGPSGVHAGPSGSAPSGSAPSGSAPSGSASSGTAPSGTAPFGSASEPSASSSTVPTERVSSSDEDAPAQSAVSATNVPLSQEAPPPVPQPAAVFQSAP
- the CDC45 gene encoding uncharacterized protein (CDC45-like protein); protein product: MPLLLPPGPDLRPSELTYTDGYNSIVSRVQRRRGTGSGGIVIICGVDLDGLLAARILTSLFKQDNVPYQLVPVGGYTDLDIKSREALKSEDLHTLILLSLGSILPLANFFDLPRGVHLHVLDARRPWNLSNLFGIALDEDNDGEESSEGKIWTWGDGNEIKLDSVKKSWETLEYEPDSDSDSDSEVDDEDDEDEDGTGNGHDDEDGEESGGENGNGVHLGKRSRESSSKPKKRRREGERPRKMPRAVREAHVERVSRYYEAGTSFGMSVAQTVYLLATELERADNDLLWLAILAVTHQYVAAQIDRKRYGMFHDLLSDEVVRLNPPVTSREPDADNRRISRSDELRFVLFRHWNLYDSMLHSSYVAARMGIWRERGQKRIQGLLAKMGYSMQECKQAYAHMDLKLKKELPEKLDAIAPEYGLVELEYPSFVRAFGFEVAVMSAADAVEGLTALLEAATGLRLEVEVEGGRGGGEWFGAMRTWSVGGDYSVIERDNAPTEEADVELGKEDKSKQCLSANFWITFDACGDIALLKKSLPLAKALHCAIIRQGTAILDKGTIRPLHKFRFTAVKEGPDLRMFSKPAALARLALWLMDATRDRWTDRETRKGHKVTSLPFVLAVLNEEKRTYTVVGVTGAPEFGDVRKNKFGLAFQQAAHESQVTCNELFDTSVIEIPDVDLQGFMEVLAMRSVTI
- the tlg2 gene encoding uncharacterized protein (Helical region found in SNAREs), producing MNPYAPHASSSKTSDAPITRSRTLFYLSVRDSSSFGSSRAPRLAAAQYGDTIDVEDDERGGLLGSQAIDMKGLPPKWVDKSDEVEDILERIKIKSAALDKLHAKHVLPAFTDRSAEEREIERQTSDITRDFRRASNLVTSIATGKGATRAEKLTAKNVQRGLAQKIQESSGHFRVKQRVYMQKLQGHSIKNKDLLAASGAITLRGTDSYDALAEDEEVSRTQLQSHVQSGVALDIEQRTHEITQIASSISELADLFRDLGNLVVEQGTVLDSVEYNVQQTAKQMDDAVQELQIARQYQSNTGKRKCILLLILLIIGMIIILIYKPRRGSSPPPQSGQSGVVGAPPLPPPTESLNGLNGWERPHMYPTAF